AACATTGTCCTTGTAGATGGAGCCATTATGTGCAGCAGGATATTTGCAAAGGTTGTCAATTCTGCTTCGACTATAATCGGCAGGCTGAGAACCAATCTCAAGGTTGTGATTGACGGAAAAAGCTTCTTGCTTTCAAAGCTCAAGAAAAAAACTAAGGGAGTCACATCATTTATTGCGAGAGTTCCGAGCTACCAGGCAAAGGTAAAGATAATCATTGACAACAGTGCTGACGAAACGAGAATCATTCTTTGCAGCGACACGAGCATGACAGAGTATGAGATACTCAATCATTACAGCAAAAGAGAGACTGTGGAGGAATACTTCAAGCAGGCAAAAGGTCTATTGGGGCTGAAAACACAGGTTTACTCACAGCGTTCCACTGAAAAACACACGGAGCTTGTAGCTCTCTACTTCACAGCCATGATGATAGCGAGATACTATTTGAATGTCAAAGACCGGATGGGATTTAGAGAATTCATTGAACGGCAGGTGGAGCAATATCATCTGGAAAAAGCTTTATTTTCCCTATTTGCTTTATTTTTTTGTGATCCCGAATCGTTCTTTTGTTTTCTCTCTGGGTTTATTTAGCTAAGTGCATAGTTTGGGTAACTGCAGTGTGTGATCAAATAAATTAACATCTGAGCTATAGGAAATCGATCCATAAATACTAGTTAGCCATTCAAAATGCCACAACTACTCTAGTCGTATGCTAAAATCTGATTATGGTCAATAAGAGCAATAATTTTATGACAAATGGAAGTATCGCTCAATCAATTGCGGCAGGAACAATAGTAATTACGCTTCTCGCTTTACTTTCTAAATCTCTTGGTTTTATAAGGGAGATTATCATAGCCAATTTATTCGGCACCTCGTGGAGACTTGATGCAGTATTCATTGCTTTGACTCCTGTTACAACGACCATCGGCATTGCTACTGGGGGAATTATTGCCATTTTCTTTCCTATATACCACGGGCTCAAACTGAAGGATCCTGAGAGGGCAAAAATCTACGCCGGGAGTTTGTTGAAACTCTATTCCATCATTTTTCTCTCTCTTGGGGCTGTTTTCTTGATTTTTCCAGAAATTATAATTAAGTTATTTGCACCTGGCTTTTCGGACGAGGTTTTGGATTACGCAGCTCGAAAACTCATGTATCTCTCCGTTTTACCTTTGATTAACGGCTCGCAGGCGCTTTTAGGTGCTCTTTTAAGGGCAGAGAGATATTTCTTTCAATATGGTATTGCGCAGTTGATTTTTAACTTCGTCGCTATTCCGGTTATTTATTTTGGCGCACCGTATTTATCTGAGGCTTCATATGTACTCGCAATGATTTTGGGGAATTTTCTCGTTGTTCTGCTTTATTTAAGATATGCGAGAAAATTCGCTTCATTCAAGGGCGATTTTATTCTTCCTGAGACTGCTCAAACTTTTAAATACGCCTTTCCCTTTATGCTTTCGGCAAGCCTTTCAACAATAAATATAGTTGTAGATAAGATGTTCGTTTCAACGCTTCCTGCGGGCAGAGTATCGTCCTTGCAATACTCAACGACACTTTTGGGAATTATCTCAACCATAGTAACGATTTTCACCATGACAAGTTACACCGAGCTTTCAGAAAAAGTAGCTGCTATGGATATAAAAGGCGCTCAGGAAAGAATGCGCAAAACAGTTACCAGCTCTTTGAATATTGCTATACCACTTACGGCGTGGATTGTGGTGATGGCTGAGTATTTGATCAGGATCGTTTTTCAACGGGGGGCATTTTCAGCAGAATCTACGATGCTTGTTAGCGCCGCTCTTTTGGGTTATAGTGCGTTGCTCATATTAAGGCCAATATCCACAGTAAGTTCGAATTTTTTAACGTCCACCAAGAAGGTAAAATGGGTTTTTTATGTGGTTCCAATTTCAATTACCGCCAACG
The genomic region above belongs to Kosmotoga arenicorallina S304 and contains:
- a CDS encoding lipid II flippase MurJ encodes the protein MTNGSIAQSIAAGTIVITLLALLSKSLGFIREIIIANLFGTSWRLDAVFIALTPVTTTIGIATGGIIAIFFPIYHGLKLKDPERAKIYAGSLLKLYSIIFLSLGAVFLIFPEIIIKLFAPGFSDEVLDYAARKLMYLSVLPLINGSQALLGALLRAERYFFQYGIAQLIFNFVAIPVIYFGAPYLSEASYVLAMILGNFLVVLLYLRYARKFASFKGDFILPETAQTFKYAFPFMLSASLSTINIVVDKMFVSTLPAGRVSSLQYSTTLLGIISTIVTIFTMTSYTELSEKVAAMDIKGAQERMRKTVTSSLNIAIPLTAWIVVMAEYLIRIVFQRGAFSAESTMLVSAALLGYSALLILRPISTVSSNFLTSTKKVKWVFYVVPISITANAFFDWVLIKPFSHAGVAASTSLVLLISTIIRIHIVKHYGVVFLPISRIFKQIVIVSAVAVAVFFSRNILGSFTWIILGNAAFIILFVVMAFDELKTSYSKIKAFFRKKLK